A genomic region of Exiguobacterium sp. Helios contains the following coding sequences:
- a CDS encoding LysR family transcriptional regulator: MEIQQLRYFLAVVEEKNITRAARILRISQPALSRQLQRLEDELAGPLFDRTPGGIVLTESGYYLAERARELVTLADKIVINLVTEETLRGELYIGGGETESLLPVIRSFKQMQSQHPDVTIRIHSGNGQDILEKLDKGILDFGLVIEPFDVKAYHYLKLNQPDQWGILTRRDHPLGQQATVTADDLRDLPLIVSEQLQGNRTFAERTGLDWDTVHIVGTYNLLFNASLLVKEGVGHALCLDRIVNTSGSELIFVPLTPSLTANTYLIWKKQAVLSRPAKTLLEWMSCPQEDTAF, encoded by the coding sequence TTGGCAGTCGTCGAGGAAAAAAACATCACCCGGGCGGCCCGGATTCTCCGGATTTCCCAGCCCGCACTGTCCCGTCAACTCCAACGGTTAGAAGACGAATTGGCCGGTCCGTTGTTCGACCGGACTCCGGGAGGCATCGTCCTGACGGAAAGCGGGTACTATTTGGCGGAACGGGCGCGCGAACTTGTGACGCTGGCCGATAAAATCGTTATCAATCTTGTGACCGAGGAAACGTTGCGTGGCGAACTTTATATCGGCGGCGGTGAAACGGAAAGTCTGTTGCCGGTCATCCGGTCATTCAAACAAATGCAATCACAGCATCCGGACGTCACGATTCGGATTCACAGCGGGAACGGTCAGGATATTCTGGAAAAGCTCGATAAAGGAATTCTGGATTTCGGACTGGTCATTGAACCGTTTGACGTCAAGGCCTATCATTACCTGAAACTGAATCAGCCTGATCAATGGGGGATTTTGACACGGCGCGATCATCCGCTCGGGCAACAGGCGACGGTAACGGCAGACGATTTACGGGACCTCCCGTTAATCGTTTCGGAACAACTCCAAGGAAATCGGACGTTCGCGGAACGGACCGGTTTGGACTGGGACACGGTCCATATCGTCGGAACATACAACCTGCTGTTCAACGCTTCGCTCCTCGTCAAGGAAGGAGTCGGTCATGCTTTGTGTCTCGACCGCATCGTCAATACAAGCGGAAGTGAACTCATCTTCGTCCCGCTGACGCCGTCGCTCACCGCCAACACCTACTTGATTTGGAAAAAGCAAGCGGTCTTGTCGCGTCCGGCTAAAACACTGCTCGAATGGATGAGTTGTCCGCAAGAGGACACCGCCTTTTAA